The following proteins are encoded in a genomic region of Oncorhynchus masou masou isolate Uvic2021 chromosome 32, UVic_Omas_1.1, whole genome shotgun sequence:
- the LOC135526835 gene encoding serine/arginine repetitive matrix protein 1-like → MGRRVADPTNPVPALGVPLAGGRWGPLCSVGVQTSPGLRTLPSIKLNQPTSTQHPETRSNNHVTTVLTMPSETVFSCNSCSSGGSGGFAVSKERSQNAINSLTQDDMGSQGSGGGVYCQIKTIRTNPRESGHRSSGKRTSRYTNGSVVAPEVVGGVCTEGAEGNEPIRERRRVQSLRGEESRPVLRSGSVSHSVSSHATPPRPCRMMTSSPRLCGTCGRRQSQAPPTCMATACRRRAANKFTESQTLPNPPRKQSVLLNQNRKDSPVLNTHTHTPPTTHKAVKNTQTQTQTLPSPHTTQKTHTLTKDSPVPTCSNTKDAQHTHTDPEPSLPRLHQKETHTQTADTHSHTTEKHTSRPNKSTRNTPATQPLPDKNTETSSDNQHTPPNSSTQVTPKPPPPALLIGKKSSASAPLPPKTSPNPYHTVQVNPKPAPPVLQTQPKHTPLTPSRLSKITPAQPIKKEDSKTPGQSKDANALHAAHLAPQCNGAPGGMVGLPGGVQGCVSGGLHGRLHSVEESLLSNQEKIKVLLNVIQDLEKSKALSEGRCSYRTGQDINNCPTCQKTACIIYSVEHDFRQQEGRFQPVMETLDGVYDVPLPVPKPPTSRPSAKARVKKLRKKCFWWL, encoded by the exons ATGGGTAGAAGGGTGGCTGATCCGACCAATCCAGTGCCTGCGCTCGGGGTGCCCCTGGCGGGGGGGCGATGGGGTCCACTGTGCAGCGTGGGGGTGCAGACCTCCCCTGGCCTTAGGACCCTCCCGTCAATCAAACtcaaccagccaaccagtacGCAGCACCCAGAGACAAGGAGTAACAACCATGTCACCACGGTATTGACCATGCCCTCGGAAACGGTTTTTTCGTGTAACTCATGCAGCAGTGGCGGCAGCGGTGGTTTTGCCGTTTCCAAGGAGAGGAGTCAGAATGCGATCAACAGTCTGACACAGGACGACATGGGGTCACAGGGGTCAGGGGGCGGGGTCTACTGTCAGATCAAAACCATAAGGACCAATCCCAGGGAGTCTGGTCACAGGTCCAGCGGGAAACGGACGTCTCGATACACCAATGGGAGTGTGGTTGCCCCTGAGGTGGTGGGTGGGGTATGTACTGAGGGTGCCGAGGGGAATGAGCcaatcagagagaggaggagggtccagtCTCTGAGAGGGGAGGAGTCTCGCCCTGTGCTGAGGTCAGGGAGTGTGTCTCATTCTGTGAGCTCTCACGCCACGCCTCCAAGGCCCTGTAGAATGATGACATCATCGCCCCGTCTCTGTGGAACCTGCGGGCGGAGACAGTCCCAGGCCCCACCCACTTGCATGGCAACTGCATGCCGCAGGCGAGCGGCCAACAAGTTCACAGAAAGCCAGACCCTCCCGAATCCTCCCAGGAAACAGTCCGTACTCCTCAACCAGAACCGGAAAGACTCCCctgtactgaacacacacacacacacaccaccaaccaCACACAAAGCTGTGAAGAACACTCAAACACAAACTCAGACATTGCCCTCTCCACACACAACCCAAAAGACACACACGCTCACAAAAGATTCACCTGTGCCCACATGCTCCAACACTAAGGATGCacagcacacacatacagaccCAGAACCCAGTTTACCCAGGTTACAtcagaaagaaacacacacacagacagcagacacacactcacacaccacagagaaacacacatctAGGCCAAATAAATCCACAAGAAATACTCCAGCTACACAGCCTTTACCGGACAAAAACACAGAGACGTCATCTGACAACCAACACACACCACCAAACTCATCTACACAAGTCACCCCCAagccaccacccccagccctcctcATAGGCAAAAAATCCTCGGCCTCTGCCCCTCTCCCACCTAAAACCTCCCCCAACCCCTACCACACTGTCCAGGTGAACCCAAAACCAGCACCGCCTGTCCTTCAGACCCAACCCAAACAtacacccctcaccccctcccggCTCTCCAAAATAACACCAGCACAACCAATCAAAAAAGAAGACTCCAAAACCCCTGGCCAATCAAAAGATGCAAATGCTCTGCATGCTGCCCATTTGGCCCCACAGTGCAATGGGGCACCAGGAGGTATGGTGGGGTTACCAGGTGGGGTACAGGGGTGTGTGTCGGGGGGCCTCCACGGGCGTCTTCACAGCGTGGAAGAGAGTCTGCTCTCCAACCAGGAGAAGATCAAAGTCCTCCTCAATGTTATCCAAGACCTGGAGAAAAGCAAGGCCCTCAgcgaagg GCGCTGCTCTTACAGAACTGGACAGGATATCAACAACTGCCCCACCTGTCAGAAGACTGCCTGCATCATATACAG